One Etheostoma spectabile isolate EspeVRDwgs_2016 chromosome 12, UIUC_Espe_1.0, whole genome shotgun sequence genomic window carries:
- the aknad1 gene encoding microtubule organization protein AKNA isoform X2, which produces MEGEPEESEEDVKGEDKPTVLWEKSIQQSIFVDLSEDESLHLSDLESSLAFHLSQAESAASEASIHLSGSAELSALEYTSSESSIVRSPSEKAVESKSSILHVSAQRPNTIQDEPPFKQHDDVPEQDTSDEDQDDLPYDGDLGSPYFNQAANSEGNMSSDGREIVHASSDVPALLECNTRDKDDIIEHLGSVECNAEKPASLSQEDGHTKQDSFFYPSKPIEGQPCPSDINQLLLRHFSQEELLWSGRLIEAETLPEVSLLESVDYTVFSCATAHSSIKVNDNQSESDACNSQISQVSFGSDRTNEKCTTPTTISSLDEEAEMKIDNGTSTASDSFTSSSASIHSEQGSRNPSAAEKQENPEEDDQIQRVPLLRTRSFSEIKYGQGQVHYPLPDFSKIAPKVKIPKAPSGPVRSVPQSPTAMHRAQSSPGMLEVINRVLEDSVHTSEQPYVFRDEDKKSAPALVHHLQAEYDKLLTKYAEAENLIDQMRIGTNAQPSSELMLYLECADNDHQGNLIEGGHLGCVAPRIPPSENLAEKQETISRSNIKEVNTASSSQPEEGPSEGERMTAELTGIISQFMQKVEEFKLIVSNMSVSIAEQQMMLRSIMEAQDQLEREYISKKEEHRALEMQNYMGLSRNTGTFDPNRLIEGDIFRIGMHLEDIKEMIDKNVCEQISPPHSSSTPTSMEEMLHVKPSPLCMPALSPPPSLHEGPSAGFSHVGYKTEGRKEDENTEEVEEAIEVHGDEELQQRSELTTTDSLLKKTGHRHCHSRSSQGSVEGLGIQTAGAEEERSSVSLEVIDNSNILAYLSGSSSSLRQRQWTPNSRSTPDSVLNPAGECDLGDCVSPAVEVSSSSDARRDSDSHIPSKPPLDNSSVSQRILSPETDSGFGSSYLNQSASGPFHPNLLTESVHSQNEALSSSDSDGSCSNLQTAVHSAFLTSQRWASPHPSVQTQSCGAAAAVERWVESTTKEPSVRLQGSEHSPPAQLHHHVSEPALSTTMDTEERGSPLYSCSCNSEALLALQSEVSRLKKELEEGLVQLPHLAQKMDYLTSKYRQDCQERKSKTRPRTHHRPAYNSVWKPSSGSTQDVSDLSSSQVRIEDWISSDMGPSKSKGSEGNSSVKTSRLNSSILKGGKACDSHAKQRLQTAVTESFYSKERWSLFSSASLQKPLLQVSYGSSSSLPASYKVREPPLQSVSHPRKHSTQSDSALLPSNVYFQRTPSPVSVPSKTGSRTGRRRGTKEEDMNRTLDQAIEVARSMKRTTDRMAKRLSADLSEAQVHRKHYSMQPPGGRKHHA; this is translated from the exons ATGGAGGGAGAACCTGAGGAATCAGAGGAAGATGTTAAGGGAGAGGACAAGCCCACTGTCCTCTGGGAGAAGTCCATTCAGCAGAGCATCTTTGTCGACCTAAGTGAGGATGAAAGTCTCCACCTCAGTGATTTGGAGAGTTCTTTAGCCTTCCATCTGTCCCAGGCAGAGTCTGCTGCCTCCGAAGCAAGCATCCATCTCAGTG GGAGTGCAGAGCTGTCAGCCTTGGAATACACCTCCTCTGAGTCCAGTATTGTCAGAAGTCCGAGTGAGAAGGCGGTAGAGAGCAAGAGCAGCATTCTACATGTGTCTGCCCAAAGACCAAACACCATACAAGATGAGCCGCCCTTCAAGCAGCATGACGACGTCCCAGAGCAAGATACTAGTGACGAGGATCAGGACGACCTACCTTACGATGGTGACCTCGGAAGCCCATACTTCAACCAGGCAGCTAAttctgagggcaacatgagctCTGATGGGAGAGAAATAGTTCATGCAAGTTCTGATGTCCCTGCTTTGCTTGAATGCAATACAAGAGATAAAGATGATATTATTGAGCATTTGGGTTCTGTTGAGTGTAATGCTGAGAAACCAGCAAGTTTGTCGCAAGAGGATGGCCACACCAAacaagacagttttttttatccttccAAGCCAATTGAGGGGCAACCTTGTCCTTCAGACATTAACCAGTTGTTGCTGCGACACTTCTCCCAGGAGGAGTTGCTGTGGTCGGGTAGGCTGATTGAGGCAGAGACCCTGCCGGAGGTGTCCCTACTGGAGAGCGTGGATTACACTGTTTTTAGCTGTGCTACAGCACACAGCAGCATAAAGGTTAATGATAACCAATCAGAGAGCGATGCTTGTAATTCTCAGATTAGTCAAGTGAGTTTCGGCTCAGACAGGACTAATGAGAAGTGTACAACTCCAACAACAATTTCAAGTTTAGACGAAGAAGCAGAAATGAAAATTGATAATGGAACCTCTACTGCTTCTGACAGCTTTACATCCAGCTCTGCAAGTATACACTCTGAACAGGGCAGTCGGAATCCCAGTGCTGCAGAGAAGCAGGAAAATCCTGAAGAGGATGACCAGATTCAGAGAGTCCCACTTTTGCGCACCAGGTCCTTCAGCGAGATAAAATATGGTCAAGGCCAAGTCCATTACCCGCTCCCGGACTTCTCCAAGATCGCCCCCAAGGTGAAAATCCCCAAAGCTCCAAGCGGACCAGTCAGGTCTGTTCCCCAGAGCCCCACTGCCATGCACAGAGCCCAGTCCTCTCCAGGGATGTTAGAGGTGATCAACAGAGTCCTGGAGGATTCGGTCCATACATCAGAGCAGCCCTACGTCTTCAGAGACGAGGACAAAAAGTCTGCTCCAGCACTGGTGCATCACCTGCAG GCTGAATATGATAAACTACTAACCAAATATGCGGAGGCAGAGAACCTTATAGATCAAATGAGAATAGGAACCAAC GCTCAGCCCTCCTCAGAACTGATGCTTTATTTAGAGTGTGCCGATAATGATCATCAGGGAAACTTAATTGAGGGAGGCCATCTTGGATGCGTGGCTCCTCGCATTCCCCCGTCAG AAAACTTAGCTGAGAAACAAGAAACAATCTCCCGGAGTAATATTAAGGAGGTGAACACAGCTTCCTCCAGCCAGCCTGAGGAGGGTCCCAGTGAGGGGGAAAGAATGACGGCTGAGCTGACAGGCATCATCAGCCAGTTCATGCAAAAG GTGGAAGAATTCAAATTGATAGTGAGCAACATGTCAGTGAGCATAGCAGAGCAGCAAATG ATGCTGAGGAGCATTATGGAGGCTCAGGACCAACTGGAAAGAGAATACATCAGTAAGAAGGAGGAGCACAGAGCTCTGGAGATGCAAAACTACATGGGCCTGTCCAGGAACACTGGCACCTTTGACCCAAACAG gctGATTGAGGGAGACATATTTAGGATAGGGATGCATCTCGAGGACATAAAGGAGATGAtagacaaaaatgtgtgtgagcaGATTTCTCCACCCCACTCATCCTCCACTCCCACGTCCATGGAAGAGATGCTGCATGTGAAGCCCAGTCCTCTCTGCATGCCCGCTCTTTCACCTCCACCATCCCTGCATGAG GGGCCAAGTGCAGGTTTCTCCCATGTGGGTTATAAGACGGAGGGACGGAAAGAGGACGAAAATACGGAGGAAGTGGAGGAGGCCATTGAAGTCCATGGAGATGAGGAATTACAGCAACGCAGTGAACTCACCACAACTGACTCTTTACTGAAAAAAACTGGACATAGACACTGCCATTCAAG GAGCTCACAGGGCTCTGTGGAGGGACTgggaatccagacagctggggCTGAAGAAGAGAGGAGCTCTGTTTCATTAGAAGTGATAGATAACAGTAACATCTTGGCATACTTGAGTGGAAGCAGCTCATCCTTGAGACAGCGGCAGTGGACACCCAACAG TCGTAGCACCCCAGACAGTGTCTTGAACCCAGCAGGTGAATGTGATCTGGGTGACTGTGTGAGTCCGGCTGTGGAGGTCTCATCTTCCTCTGATGCCCGCAGAGACTCAGACTCCCACATTCCCTCAAAGCCTCCTCTCGACAACTCATCTGTATCACAG AGGATTTTGAGCCCGGAGACAGACAGTGGATTTGGGAGCTCTTACTTGAATCAATCAGCTTCTGGACCATTTCATCCAAATCTGCTCACAGAAAG TGTACACTCCCAGAATGAGGCTTTAAGTAGCTCAGACAGTGACGGCTCCTGCTCCAACCTGCAGACAGCCGTCCATTCAGCCTTCCTCACCAGCCAGCGGTGGGCAAGTCCCCACCCGTCTGTCCAAACACAGTCCTGTGGTGCTGCAGCTGCAGTGGAGCGGTGGGTGGAGAGCACCACTAAGGAGCCTTCAGTCAGGCTGCAAG GATCTGAACACAGTCCGCCTGCCCAGCTCCATCACCACGTATCAGAACCCGCACTCAGCACCACCAtggacacagaggagagaggcagCCCACTGTACTCCTGCTCATGTAATAG TGAGGCTCTCCTGGCCTTGCAGTCAGAGGTATCCCGGCTGAAGAAGGAGCTGGAGGAAGGCTTGGTCCAGCTGCCCCACCTAGCCCAAAAGATGGACTATCTCACCTCCAAATACAGACAGGATTGCCAGGAGCGCAAGTCTAAAACCCGACCTCGGACCCACCACAGACCAGCATACAACAG TGTGTGGAAGCCATCCAGTGGCAGCACACAGGATGTGAGCGATCTCAGTTCCAGCCAGGTGAGGATAGAGGACTGGATCTCTTCAGACATGGGCCCCAGCAAGAGCAAAG GATCAGAGGGAAACAGCTCAGTGAAAACCTCTCGTCTGAACAGCTCCATTTTAAAAGGAGGGAAGGCTTGTGACAGCCACGCCAAGCAGAGACTACAAA CAGCCGTCACGGAGAGTTTTTACTCCAAGGAGAGGTggtctcttttctcctctgcgTCTCTCCAGAAGCCTCTTCTCCAGGTCAGCTATGGCTCCTCCAGCAGCCTGCCCGCCAG CTATAAAGTAAGGGAACCGCCTCTGCAGTCCGTGTCCCATCCCAGAAAGCACTCCACCCAGTCAGATTCGGCCCTCCTGCCCAGTAATGTGTACTTCCAGCGGACACCGTCCCCAGTATCAGTGCCCTCAAAGACCGGCAGCAGGACAGGCAGACGCAGAGGGACCAAG GAGGAAGACATGAACAGGACTCTAGACCAGGCCATTGAGGTGGCCCGCAGCATGAAGAGGACCACCGACCGGATGGCCAAGAGACTGTCAGCGGACCTGTCTGAGGCTCAAGTCCACAGAAAACATTACAGCATGCAGCCACCAGGGGGCAGGAAACACCATGCATGA
- the aknad1 gene encoding microtubule organization protein AKNA isoform X3 produces MEGEPEESEEDVKGEDKPTVLWEKSIQQSIFVDLSEDESLHLSDLESSLAFHLSQAESAASEASIHLSGSAELSALEYTSSESSIVRSPSEKAVESKSSILHVSAQRPNTIQDEPPFKQHDDVPEQDTSDEDQDDLPYDGDLGSPYFNQAANSEGNMSSDGREIVHASSDVPALLECNTRDKDDIIEHLGSVECNAEKPASLSQEDGHTKQDSFFYPSKPIEGQPCPSDINQLLLRHFSQEELLWSGRLIEAETLPEVSLLESVDYTVFSCATAHSSIKVNDNQSESDACNSQISQVSFGSDRTNEKCTTPTTISSLDEEAEMKIDNGTSTASDSFTSSSASIHSEQGSRNPSAAEKQENPEEDDQIQRVPLLRTRSFSEIKYGQGQVHYPLPDFSKIAPKVKIPKAPSGPVRSVPQSPTAMHRAQSSPGMLEVINRVLEDSVHTSEQPYVFRDEDKKSAPALVHHLQAEYDKLLTKYAEAENLIDQMRIGTNAQPSSELMLYLECADNDHQGNLIEGGHLGCVAPRIPPSENLAEKQETISRSNIKEVNTASSSQPEEGPSEGERMTAELTGIISQFMQKVEEFKLIVSNMSVSIAEQQMMLRSIMEAQDQLEREYISKKEEHRALEMQNYMGLSRNTGTFDPNRLIEGDIFRIGMHLEDIKEMIDKNVCEQISPPHSSSTPTSMEEMLHVKPSPLCMPALSPPPSLHEGPSAGFSHVGYKTEGRKEDENTEEVEEAIEVHGDEELQQRSELTTTDSLLKKTGHRHCHSRSSQGSVEGLGIQTAGAEEERSSVSLEVIDNSNILAYLSGSSSSLRQRQWTPNSRSTPDSVLNPAGECDLGDCVSPAVEVSSSSDARRDSDSHIPSKPPLDNSSVSQRILSPETDSGFGSSYLNQSASGPFHPNLLTESVHSQNEALSSSDSDGSCSNLQTAVHSAFLTSQRWASPHPSVQTQSCGAAAAVERWVESTTKEPSVRLQGSEHSPPAQLHHHVSEPALSTTMDTEERGSPLYSCSCNSEALLALQSEVSRLKKELEEGLVQLPHLAQKMDYLTSKYRQDCQERKSKTRPRTHHRPAYNSVWKPSSGSTQDVSDLSSSQVRIEDWISSDMGPSKSKGSEGNSSVKTSRLNSSILKGGKACDSHAKQRLQTVTESFYSKERWSLFSSASLQKPLLQVSYGSSSSLPASYKVREPPLQSVSHPRKHSTQSDSALLPSNVYFQRTPSPVSVPSKTGSRTGRRRGTKEEDMNRTLDQAIEVARSMKRTTDRMAKRLSADLSEAQVHRKHYSMQPPGGRKHHA; encoded by the exons ATGGAGGGAGAACCTGAGGAATCAGAGGAAGATGTTAAGGGAGAGGACAAGCCCACTGTCCTCTGGGAGAAGTCCATTCAGCAGAGCATCTTTGTCGACCTAAGTGAGGATGAAAGTCTCCACCTCAGTGATTTGGAGAGTTCTTTAGCCTTCCATCTGTCCCAGGCAGAGTCTGCTGCCTCCGAAGCAAGCATCCATCTCAGTG GGAGTGCAGAGCTGTCAGCCTTGGAATACACCTCCTCTGAGTCCAGTATTGTCAGAAGTCCGAGTGAGAAGGCGGTAGAGAGCAAGAGCAGCATTCTACATGTGTCTGCCCAAAGACCAAACACCATACAAGATGAGCCGCCCTTCAAGCAGCATGACGACGTCCCAGAGCAAGATACTAGTGACGAGGATCAGGACGACCTACCTTACGATGGTGACCTCGGAAGCCCATACTTCAACCAGGCAGCTAAttctgagggcaacatgagctCTGATGGGAGAGAAATAGTTCATGCAAGTTCTGATGTCCCTGCTTTGCTTGAATGCAATACAAGAGATAAAGATGATATTATTGAGCATTTGGGTTCTGTTGAGTGTAATGCTGAGAAACCAGCAAGTTTGTCGCAAGAGGATGGCCACACCAAacaagacagttttttttatccttccAAGCCAATTGAGGGGCAACCTTGTCCTTCAGACATTAACCAGTTGTTGCTGCGACACTTCTCCCAGGAGGAGTTGCTGTGGTCGGGTAGGCTGATTGAGGCAGAGACCCTGCCGGAGGTGTCCCTACTGGAGAGCGTGGATTACACTGTTTTTAGCTGTGCTACAGCACACAGCAGCATAAAGGTTAATGATAACCAATCAGAGAGCGATGCTTGTAATTCTCAGATTAGTCAAGTGAGTTTCGGCTCAGACAGGACTAATGAGAAGTGTACAACTCCAACAACAATTTCAAGTTTAGACGAAGAAGCAGAAATGAAAATTGATAATGGAACCTCTACTGCTTCTGACAGCTTTACATCCAGCTCTGCAAGTATACACTCTGAACAGGGCAGTCGGAATCCCAGTGCTGCAGAGAAGCAGGAAAATCCTGAAGAGGATGACCAGATTCAGAGAGTCCCACTTTTGCGCACCAGGTCCTTCAGCGAGATAAAATATGGTCAAGGCCAAGTCCATTACCCGCTCCCGGACTTCTCCAAGATCGCCCCCAAGGTGAAAATCCCCAAAGCTCCAAGCGGACCAGTCAGGTCTGTTCCCCAGAGCCCCACTGCCATGCACAGAGCCCAGTCCTCTCCAGGGATGTTAGAGGTGATCAACAGAGTCCTGGAGGATTCGGTCCATACATCAGAGCAGCCCTACGTCTTCAGAGACGAGGACAAAAAGTCTGCTCCAGCACTGGTGCATCACCTGCAG GCTGAATATGATAAACTACTAACCAAATATGCGGAGGCAGAGAACCTTATAGATCAAATGAGAATAGGAACCAAC GCTCAGCCCTCCTCAGAACTGATGCTTTATTTAGAGTGTGCCGATAATGATCATCAGGGAAACTTAATTGAGGGAGGCCATCTTGGATGCGTGGCTCCTCGCATTCCCCCGTCAG AAAACTTAGCTGAGAAACAAGAAACAATCTCCCGGAGTAATATTAAGGAGGTGAACACAGCTTCCTCCAGCCAGCCTGAGGAGGGTCCCAGTGAGGGGGAAAGAATGACGGCTGAGCTGACAGGCATCATCAGCCAGTTCATGCAAAAG GTGGAAGAATTCAAATTGATAGTGAGCAACATGTCAGTGAGCATAGCAGAGCAGCAAATG ATGCTGAGGAGCATTATGGAGGCTCAGGACCAACTGGAAAGAGAATACATCAGTAAGAAGGAGGAGCACAGAGCTCTGGAGATGCAAAACTACATGGGCCTGTCCAGGAACACTGGCACCTTTGACCCAAACAG gctGATTGAGGGAGACATATTTAGGATAGGGATGCATCTCGAGGACATAAAGGAGATGAtagacaaaaatgtgtgtgagcaGATTTCTCCACCCCACTCATCCTCCACTCCCACGTCCATGGAAGAGATGCTGCATGTGAAGCCCAGTCCTCTCTGCATGCCCGCTCTTTCACCTCCACCATCCCTGCATGAG GGGCCAAGTGCAGGTTTCTCCCATGTGGGTTATAAGACGGAGGGACGGAAAGAGGACGAAAATACGGAGGAAGTGGAGGAGGCCATTGAAGTCCATGGAGATGAGGAATTACAGCAACGCAGTGAACTCACCACAACTGACTCTTTACTGAAAAAAACTGGACATAGACACTGCCATTCAAG GAGCTCACAGGGCTCTGTGGAGGGACTgggaatccagacagctggggCTGAAGAAGAGAGGAGCTCTGTTTCATTAGAAGTGATAGATAACAGTAACATCTTGGCATACTTGAGTGGAAGCAGCTCATCCTTGAGACAGCGGCAGTGGACACCCAACAG TCGTAGCACCCCAGACAGTGTCTTGAACCCAGCAGGTGAATGTGATCTGGGTGACTGTGTGAGTCCGGCTGTGGAGGTCTCATCTTCCTCTGATGCCCGCAGAGACTCAGACTCCCACATTCCCTCAAAGCCTCCTCTCGACAACTCATCTGTATCACAG AGGATTTTGAGCCCGGAGACAGACAGTGGATTTGGGAGCTCTTACTTGAATCAATCAGCTTCTGGACCATTTCATCCAAATCTGCTCACAGAAAG TGTACACTCCCAGAATGAGGCTTTAAGTAGCTCAGACAGTGACGGCTCCTGCTCCAACCTGCAGACAGCCGTCCATTCAGCCTTCCTCACCAGCCAGCGGTGGGCAAGTCCCCACCCGTCTGTCCAAACACAGTCCTGTGGTGCTGCAGCTGCAGTGGAGCGGTGGGTGGAGAGCACCACTAAGGAGCCTTCAGTCAGGCTGCAAG GATCTGAACACAGTCCGCCTGCCCAGCTCCATCACCACGTATCAGAACCCGCACTCAGCACCACCAtggacacagaggagagaggcagCCCACTGTACTCCTGCTCATGTAATAG TGAGGCTCTCCTGGCCTTGCAGTCAGAGGTATCCCGGCTGAAGAAGGAGCTGGAGGAAGGCTTGGTCCAGCTGCCCCACCTAGCCCAAAAGATGGACTATCTCACCTCCAAATACAGACAGGATTGCCAGGAGCGCAAGTCTAAAACCCGACCTCGGACCCACCACAGACCAGCATACAACAG TGTGTGGAAGCCATCCAGTGGCAGCACACAGGATGTGAGCGATCTCAGTTCCAGCCAGGTGAGGATAGAGGACTGGATCTCTTCAGACATGGGCCCCAGCAAGAGCAAAG GATCAGAGGGAAACAGCTCAGTGAAAACCTCTCGTCTGAACAGCTCCATTTTAAAAGGAGGGAAGGCTTGTGACAGCCACGCCAAGCAGAGACTACAAA CCGTCACGGAGAGTTTTTACTCCAAGGAGAGGTggtctcttttctcctctgcgTCTCTCCAGAAGCCTCTTCTCCAGGTCAGCTATGGCTCCTCCAGCAGCCTGCCCGCCAG CTATAAAGTAAGGGAACCGCCTCTGCAGTCCGTGTCCCATCCCAGAAAGCACTCCACCCAGTCAGATTCGGCCCTCCTGCCCAGTAATGTGTACTTCCAGCGGACACCGTCCCCAGTATCAGTGCCCTCAAAGACCGGCAGCAGGACAGGCAGACGCAGAGGGACCAAG GAGGAAGACATGAACAGGACTCTAGACCAGGCCATTGAGGTGGCCCGCAGCATGAAGAGGACCACCGACCGGATGGCCAAGAGACTGTCAGCGGACCTGTCTGAGGCTCAAGTCCACAGAAAACATTACAGCATGCAGCCACCAGGGGGCAGGAAACACCATGCATGA